One part of the Sciurus carolinensis chromosome 4, mSciCar1.2, whole genome shotgun sequence genome encodes these proteins:
- the LOC124982581 gene encoding olfactory receptor 6C76 codes for MKNRTLVTDFILLGLTDNPELQVVIFFFLFLTYVLSVTGNLTIIILTLLDSHLKTPMYFFLRNFSFLEISFTSVCNPRFLISIVTGDKSISYNACAAQLFFFIFLGSTEFFLLASMSYDRYVAICKPLHYTTIMSNKICHQLIIISWLAGFLVIFPPLTMGLQLDFCDSNVIDHFTCDSAPLLQISCTDTSTLELFSFVLALFTLMTTLALIILSYAYILGTILRIPSAQQRKKAFSTCSSHMIVVSISYGSCIFMYVKTSAKEGVALTKGVAVLNTSVAPMLNPFIYTLRNQQVKQAIKDIVRKILASKISI; via the coding sequence atgaaaaatagaacattAGTAACAGATTTCATCCTCCTGGGTCTAACAGATAATCCAGAGCTCCAGgttgtgattttcttctttttatttctcacctATGTACTGAGTGTTACTGGAAATCTAACTATCATCATTCTTACCCTGCTGGATTCCCATCTGAAGACCCCCATGTATTTCTTTCTCAGGAATTTCTCCTTCTTAGAAATTTCATTCACTTCTGTCTGTAACCCTAGGTTTTTGATCAGCATCGTAACTGGGGACAAATCGATTTCCTATAATGCTTGTGCAGCTcaactatttttctttatcttcctcgGCTCAACAGAGTTTTTTCTCCTGGCGTCTATGTCCTATGATCGCTATGTGGCTATCTGCAAGCCTCTACATTATACAACCATTATGAGTAACAAGATTTGTCACCAACTCATCATCATCTCTTGGTTGGCTGGTTTCTTGGTCATTTTTCCACCACTAACCATGGGCTTGCAGTTAGATTTCTGTGATTCCAACGTCATTGACCACTTCACCTGTGACTCTGCTCCTTTGCTGCAAATCTCTTGCACAGACACTAGTACTTTAGAgctctttagttttgttttagcTTTGTTCACTCTTATGACCACCTTGGCATTAATAATTCTCTCCTACGCTTACATCCTTGGAACAATTCTAAGAATTCCCTCAgctcaacaaagaaaaaaggccTTCTCAACCTGTTCCTCACATATGATTGTTGTCTCCATCTCCTATGGAAGCTGCATCTTCATGTATGTGAAAACatcagcaaaggaaggagttGCTTTAACAAAAGGGGTGGCTGTGCTCAACACCTCTGTTGCTCCTATGctgaatccatttatttatacTCTAAGGAACCAGCAGGTGAAACAAGCAATTAAAGACATTGTGAGAAAGATACTTGCCTCAAAAATATCCATCTGA